The Lasioglossum baleicum chromosome 15, iyLasBale1, whole genome shotgun sequence genomic interval GGCTGAACGAGTTGGCGGTGGAAAAGATTCGAGTCGAGCGATCCGTGCTTTTGGATAGGTTGACCGCGTCCTGGCGAATCTTGTGGCACCGACGAATCGGCCAACGCAGACGCGAGATCCGCTACGCGATCGAGCACGAGCTCTCGCCCGCTGCAAAAAGGGTGCGCACCCTCGCTGCCGAGAGCGAGCTGTTCGAGGCGGGCCTGATCGAACTGAGAAATCGGTACGAGGTGACGCGTAGGCGAGACAAGCTGCTCGAGGAGAAGTTCCGCACGGATTTCCTCGATTCGAAACAACCGATGGCGGCGGAACAGCTGCTCCGGCATTATCGGAAACGGCCGAGAACAGCGTTGGCCGCCGCATGCGGCACATCGGTCGCGTTCCTCCGCGAACTCGCCGAACGCGTCTTGGACGCTACAGCGAACGAGTCGGAGTTGCTGCCGCGAGAATGGATGGCGTATCTGAGAGGCTTGCGCGATTTGGACGCGACTCCGGACGGTGGTCTGCCCTCCAGAGTGGAGGCGGACCAGTGGCGAGAAGCGTGCGCGCTTCGACGTCTcaaaatcgaagcagagataAAGGTAGACGCGATTTCGCAGTATGCTTCGTTATATTAagaaaaatatcataaataaatGTTAGAATAAACATAAGACATTGAGTACTGATATCACTTTGCACTGGGGGTCCATGAGCACTGGGGTGAAACTTTTTATgtgagatctttttcacaactCCTCATAAAATGATGCCATttggtaagaaaataattcctgcaaaagatgaagttgatcggataAGGGAAAGGTGTGCCACATTGACGTTGAAGTTGcaaaaaaacatgaaattttataggaatGGGAATATTTGAAGGAAAGACTTTTGATTATGACCAAACGTTTCTTCTTGTTTGTAACTGAAGATCAATTTGGCGCGACTTCCCCTTATCCGATCAAGTTCAtttttgcaggaattattttcttacccaatggcacaattttagggGGGAAAGTGAAAAAAATTTCACCAGGTATTGCagaggtccaccctaatgcgtTACACCTTCCCGACGACCGATTGATCTAAAACTTTGGGTATATCATTTTTTCGTGAAATGGAACAGTATTGGGTGGAGTCGTGCTCAacatttcatggtcgaaaaataaggtccattCTAATGAGCACCCCACGTGGACAGTAGTGGAcactttcgtttcagaagttcaCGTCGCATCGGGGCACTGCCgggttaaataaaaaaaaaaactgctGTTCCGTTCACCGTTCGGTTCGTCGTCCGGTACAATGTTCGGCGAAATGTTCTGTACGAAGCTTTATCGAAACCGCTAATGGACAACGAACACGCGTGCACGCAGGTCAGGGGCTGCGCGATCGAGCTGGCGGAAGCGGAACAGAGTCTCGCGTTCCATCGAAGGGCTTGTTCGAATGCGCGCGCGGCTGTCGCGCGTCGCAAGGAAAACGTCCTCCGTCTGGAAAAGGCGATGCTAGAGCTGCTCGAGGACCAGGAGGTTCGTCTGGTTCTAAAAACGGGGCAACTACGAGAGCAACCTCGCGGTTGTTCCGCTTCCGAGTGGGCCGAGGCCGTGCTGATTCCGCGGAGGGAACTCGACGACGTCGCCGAAGCTGTCGCAGCCGCTAGCCAACGAAAACTGGCCGAACTACGTCGAGTGGTGAACCTACAGAGAGCCCGATCTCAGGAGCAATGGCGGCGCGCTTGTTTGCAACTTACGATGGAAGATTTGCGAGCGAGTTTGCTCGACCTGACCATCGTCAAGGTAATCGCCTCGCTTGGTACTTGCGTCCGCCGTTCAACGAGCATTCTCGTTTTACAGGCGAGGAAACTGGACGGCCGAGGATTCGTTTGCGCGAAGAATCTCAGCGAGCTCGCGGAGTGTTCCTCGACCAAACTCTCGATTCGGGAGCTGGAGGATACGGTGAGGGAAGAGAGGAGAAGTTCGCAGCGGATATCGGACGAGGCGGGATCCTGGCGAAGGAGAAACTCGAAACTGAAGCATCGAATCCAGAAGACCGAGGCTGAGACGGATCGCATGGCGGCGGCGATCACCCGAGACCCTCTTCGCGTAAAAACTGCCGGTTTTCGCGAGAGAAAGATGCGCGCGATCGCGAGAAAAGCCAGCCTCGCGCGAGCGGTCCGAAGCAATTTTGAGGAACTGACGACTCTCGAGAATCACCTAGAAATTTCCAAGCTGAGGACTTACCCTACCCTGAGACTGAAAATGTGAGCGCGATAGCCGCTACACTCGGTACGCACGCTGTGTATCCAAGCTTCATCCGTTCGCTCGTCGTTTTATGTATATGTTCTCGATCTTCCTCAGGAATTTTCCTCGGCTAGCATCGCGAATTCCATCGGCTATGGATTTTCCGCGACGCGCGCTCACTTTCCTCTTCCGCGGGACTGGCAACGCCCACAAACTCGCGATAAATATCGCTGCGAGTTATACAAGGTGAAAGATTATCGCCGTTACCGAAGTTTGTTTTCGTGTTTACTCGGGTCCTACACAAGGTCTCGGGTCAACTCACCTCGCCTCGATATCCGCGCATCTCATAGCTGCGCCGAGAGTATAACGACCTTGACACCGGGGAATTACGCGGATCGTTTGCACGCGTCCCGCGTTTCGAGCATCCCGTCTCGACCAATGAGCAACCACGAGACGTGCCTCACAGATCCACGGGGGttcacgcgacgcgacgcgaaatCGTAAAAATAATCCCCTCCTAGAAGTCGTGCTAGGTTGTGCTAAGATTGTGCTGCAGCGTTGCtttaaaaagataataaataaagaagttgTGGTGAGTAATAGTCTTGGACATGTTTTCCAAACAGCATATGTAATcgttagattgcggatctttatgcatttatagcaaaattgtgtATATGGAAGTCGAAgttgttgaaaaattaaaaaataaaattgaagatatcaatataTAATTTGTCCTCTATATTAAGATCATTACGGGGCGAAGTAACCTTcaatttagatttttatttcttgcaatcggtgtagaacatttgtattttgcataaagatccgcagtctagtaaacaTATTTCTGCTACGCTAGCACAATTCAGATatgtacagtcggtgtacaaagtattcgtacacattaaaaaaacgaattactttctcaaaattggacccccaacagcttgagtttcttttcagacgttagaaggattagtttactagctaatgtgtagataatttttttttaaattgttgttggtcgcaattgcgaaggaaatagtgaagatcacgattttttaattttttatctgtacctgtaatgaaaatttagaaggcgcctCTTTGGTaggtctaacaataagtaagttatacagggtgtcccacgcaactgaaacaagctgtacctcctaaacggtcggaaatagaggaaaatgttataagaaaaagttgaatggcatcagatggtgcatactacgcaactaattttatgcacttttgtgcatcggtgcatcagaaatatgcaactgcacttttttttaaaaatggaaacctacatttttgattgcaccaatcgatgcagtttgttatgctctacataaaagtactaacatacctatgccctaaacttattcctTAGGAAGTTGTCGAAGCTGAAAGTTCTCTGATTTATAATGGAACATAACGTAGGTaccgaataagtttagggcataagtacagtcactgacaatttaaagtggacacccttaaaaatcgcataactttttagaaattggaccaaaggacgtgaattttttaaagatgttagaccggctagttcgctagagtataagtaaacaaaaatttaatacgattgcaattggtagaaattatacaaaatttttaaaaatgatgtttcgtcaacttttttatctgggcctgtaacgataatttaaaaaatgcgttttatagatttttcgatgaaaatttcatcgaaatcggtctacattgcaatgagctacataaatctgcgactttcacccttaagctcccTTTTTCAAACGTatctagctcattgcaatgtagaccgatttcgataaaactttcagtatgcatataagttgccgaaatctataaaacgcattttttaaattatcgttacaggtccagataaaaaagttgacaaaacatcatttttaaaaattttgtataattcctaccaattgcaatcgtattaaatttttgtttacttattctctagcgaactagccggtctaacagcttaaaaaaattcaagtcctctggtccgatttctaaaaagttatgcgatttttaagggtgtccactttaaattgtcagtgactgtacgttagtacttttatgtagagcacaacaaaaactgcatcgattggtgcagtcaaaaatgtacgTTTTCATCTTAAAAAAAAgagcagttgcatttttctgatgcttatagagagttcgaattcgatcaatcaaagttcgaacctgtttgcgaggtacttgatcccatccctagcgaCAAGCGAGGGGCTACCTTCTAGGCGGCAAAATAATCGTAGATCGCGGAAGAGGGGCGACAAAGAAGTCTCGGCGGGGAGGTGCATTTCGAAAGGAACGAATCGAGAGGTTGTGTTCGAACGAACGATACAAAAAAAGAAGAGATGCGCGATAATCTCGACGAGGTCAAAACTGTTCTCCTTCGAGATCTCTCCGTCGTCAACCGCCGCGTCCGCGTCTCACTCCGCAGGTAAACGCGTCGAGACCGACAACTAGTTGTCGCTGCTATATGTATATAAGGAGGCTGTCGTCGAGTCTCGCCGGTAGTGTTGCACGGATCGCGAACCAACGAGGCAACTGTAGTCTCGATCCGCGATCGCATCTTGCCGCTTCGTTCGCATTCGTATCCGATTTCGCGTTATCAAAGTCCGCCTTTTGAACCGTTCGAGCGCAAAACTCCCGAAACGACGATGAGGCGAGATATTGGCGGCACGGTCGTCGCCTTGACGATCGTCGCGCTTCTCGGCGACTTCGCCATGGCCGATGGCACCACACCGGCTGGAAAAGTCTGTAAGTAGAATTCCGAGATCGGTAGAaaatacagtgaattatggtccGTTTGCGAAGAACCTAATTagagtcggtgtacaaagtattcgtccaccttttaaaaacgaataaatttgtCAAAATTGGACTCAGCAGCTCGAGTTTTTTTTTAGACgttagaagggttagtttactagctaatgtgtaaataattttttttgtaattgttattggtagcaattacgaagggaacagtaaagaccacgatttttaaattttctatctgtgcctgtaatgaaaatttaaaacatgtacaTATTTTGTacatctaagtaagttatatacagggtgagacgcgaaaaacaggccacctgaataacttggctgatattggtgttaggaagaaatgcattagatggaacttgcttggtttcgagggggcattaatctgatgttagtagctcttttgtagatggacgcgtaaagaacatatgaaggtcaacttcgttttctttaatggaatgaggtattttttaatacatcaatcgatgcagctggacattcgctataaaaaagtactagccTATGTATGtcaaaaagttagtagttcaggagatatttcagtttaaataagtctaaaataccattactgtcgtgtgtaccaattgtaagacgttacataatTAAGTAAAGTAAACacaacggaccataatagcggtgcgctcgactcgcctgcatCTGATACGGGGGTACACGGCGTCCATCACcagttcattttaaaggggaaacttcaaggaatataaccatattttttcaaaatttaaatcattcTGGTCCATCATCGAAGAAAACGTAaagaaagaatttgtttaaattttttcgacattataaagttgattgtcgaggttgaaaaaattactttgtaatagcccaatcctttccgaataaaacagaaaaggatgtagctcaatcggacaaacagttccagagataaaataaaaaagaatgtagctcaatcggacaaacagttctcgAGAATTCCCGAGAATTCGTAAGTAAtgcccgttttcgccaaaatgggcaaaaattgaaaactttgaaggtctgccatttctaaaaaaaattcggaaccggcaaaatgatgacttaaactccCCCCGCCCccaccctaatttcacatggactacaacatatttcatttagaacaaaatcgacaatggtgcctgcaaaaagtgtccgatttggcatggaacgatttgtttaatgtcactgctaaaaatcggatatttcgtatgcaacaacctaatagatcgTTGTAATGCTGATTATAATCAACTCGCGATATATCGCCGCCTAATTTCTCGACGTCTGTCTCGTTCAGTCACGATCTGCGTGCCCGAGATCTATTGGAAGGAATGCAAGGAAATGATCGAAGACTCGGCCGTGAAGGGTATCCCGATCTCTTGCATTTCCGGTCGCGACCGATACGCGTGCATCGAGAAGGTCGGCAAGAAGCAAGCCGATGTGGTGGCCGTCGACCCGGAAGACATGTATTTGGCAGCGAAGAACAACGCTCTTGCCTCGAGCGCCGGCTACAGCGTCGTCGAACAGgtgagctctctctctctctctctcttccgaaCCGACCAAAGAGCCTAAAGCTTCCACGGTGTTAGATGGTATCCCCCTAATCGTTCGATTCGCAGGTGAGAACGAAAGAGGAGCCGGAAGCGATCTACCGGTACGAAGCCGTGGCGGTGATACACAAGGATTTGgacataagcaacgtgcaaggGTTGCGCGGTTTAAAGTCCTGCCACACGGGGGTGGGCCGCAACGTCGGCTACAAAATACCGATCACCAAACTGACTGCAATGGGAGTCCTGCAGAATGTTCACGACCCGCACTATTCAGCGCGCGAGAACGAGCTGCGCGCCTTTAGCTCGCTCTTCTCGAAAGGTTGCTTGGTGGGCACGTGGTCGCCGGATCCAGCGATCAATCGACGACTGAGTAAGTTGCGATCGTCCGTGATCCTCTTTCCCCTCGTAACTCTCGTTGTTTCTATTCCGCAGAGGAAACGTACTCGAACATGTGCGCTCTCTGCGAGAAACCGGAGATTTGCGACTACCCGGACATTTATTCTGGCTACGAGGGCGCGTTGCGCTGTCTCGCCCACAACGGCGGCGATGTCGCCTGGACCAAGGTGATCTACGTGAAACGATTCTTCGGGTTGCCGGTTGGCGTGACTCCTGCAGTACCCACGTCGGAGAACCCCGACGAATTCCGGTACTTCTGTCCGGACGGTAGCAAAGTGCCGATCGACGCCAAGACGAAACCGTGCACCTGGGCGGCCAGGCCTTGGCAAGGATACATGACCAACGGCGAAGCagccgaaggtggtaacgtcggAGCGTTGCAGCAGGTACGTTTATTCTCCCGTTTATCAGTAagacagtaattaattacatgtgtATTTAataacatcttcaattacatgtgcaaaagtggactacaattacaataagaaaacggttaaatggtccaaaacataaaaattaatggTTTAAAAGAATAATTACACCGAAGTACTTGTTAGACTTACatgtacatgtaattgtaattgaatttctGCAAtatcaaattacagtaattggtaaataattgtaattgtaattgagattacattttgcccaactctgccgtcCGCGTTCGCAGGAACTGACCGATCTCGGCAAACTGGGAGAAGAGGAGAAGGCCGATTGGTGGAAAGACATCATGCTGTTGGACAAGAAGACCGTGGCCGTTGCCGCGCCGCCAATTCTTCCCGAGGACCATCTCAAGAACTCCAAGTACCTGGACGTGATCGAAAGAAACTCCGGTGCCGTGGGCAAGATCGCCCGCTGGTGCGTCTGGACCGAAAGCGCGCTGGACAAGTGTCGGTCTTTCGGTCGAGCCGCGTTCTCCAGGTACGCGAACTTCAATTTTCTAGGTACTTACTCTCCGTACCTCACAAGAAGCCAATGGTGAGGCCGTTACGTTACACACTTCAGCCAATAATTCTGCTATAACCGAAAGTGCCAGTGGAATGACCTAATCGGACGGCTTGCTGCCGCATTCCTTTCGTATTCCTGCCAGGAGACTTCTTGTGAGGCACTGCGAGCACagttgggcaataatcaactaatatttaaaaatgactaacagTCTTCTTGAATGTTAATCGCAgcaatagcaaaatagtcattagacTTTTTGATTAGtgagtgataactagactgcgggttttatgcatttatcacaaaaatgagtgggtgccatttaaaacagtgaataaATTAGAATGATCTAATAATGCCAATCTAGTATTGTCAGCTTGTTAAGAttcttaaaataagaattaaacGTCCATCTGACTCCAATCTTTCGCAaatgatacagacaatttttattttgcagaaaaatccgcagtctagtgataattaattaataatattaatgtatgttaatcgcacaatagtgactgatgactaaagattgataactgatcatcaactactaattaactaataagtagactgcggatctttatgcatttatagcaaaattgaatagatgaaattcaaaattgttggaagatttaaaaaattcaagatgtcaatatacgatctctcctctattaaaatcattaacggaagaaataacattcgatttagtttgcataaagatccgcagtctgataataagcaatagctaacgattacctagagctgtgactaactat includes:
- the Tsf1 gene encoding transferrin 1, which translates into the protein MRRDIGGTVVALTIVALLGDFAMADGTTPAGKVFTICVPEIYWKECKEMIEDSAVKGIPISCISGRDRYACIEKVGKKQADVVAVDPEDMYLAAKNNALASSAGYSVVEQVRTKEEPEAIYRYEAVAVIHKDLDISNVQGLRGLKSCHTGVGRNVGYKIPITKLTAMGVLQNVHDPHYSARENELRAFSSLFSKGCLVGTWSPDPAINRRLKETYSNMCALCEKPEICDYPDIYSGYEGALRCLAHNGGDVAWTKVIYVKRFFGLPVGVTPAVPTSENPDEFRYFCPDGSKVPIDAKTKPCTWAARPWQGYMTNGEAAEGGNVGALQQELTDLGKLGEEEKADWWKDIMLLDKKTVAVAAPPILPEDHLKNSKYLDVIERNSGAVGKIARWCVWTESALDKCRSFGRAAFSRDVRPKLECAKLGTDQDSCLNALKEGKTDLVVLEGGSVLRAIRDFHVAPIVAESYGTGSTKLSERPAVAVVKKSSSINALADLRGKRSCHSGYKDSFAGWTAPIHVLKEKGLINSEDEAANFFAGSCAPGAPTNSKLCQQCVGSLAAGDDRVRDATKCSPTAAETFRGGAGAIACLTADKGDVAFLSLTALSQIDEDKKEKNEELDVGRQGGSKSTDFELLCPQGGRAPIDEWSRCNLGIEPPRVIVSSADKDANALEELTHGTLAASTLYSKRPDLLNLFGAWGGVVNSLFKDDAQGLVSVDKSWDKWNEWQNTQQAYGTA